The Biomphalaria glabrata chromosome 6, xgBioGlab47.1, whole genome shotgun sequence genomic interval CTAGAAGTATGGGCTAGACAATAATCAATTTCGAATTCCAGATTGAACGTCTATAAAGTTGCATATCAAGAGGCTTAAGCCAAACTATAAATCATTGGTGCATCACAAAAATtgcttgacatttttttttaatgtgtaaaaagaaatgtaaaggtGCAATGCTTACatcatatattttaaaacataatgtAAATGTTTCTAACATATATTTCTAAAACTTAATACACATTTTCTTCTAATTTAGGTCAACATTTGTACAGGTTGTTCGTGTGACTGAGTATTCATGATGATTACATCCAGTAATACAACTGTTGGAGCCAAGGAAGAAGGAGAATTAACAGATGATGACTGTGATGAGAACTCAACtgagcaaaacaaacaaaatcaacaTTCTGCTATCTTAAAAGATATTCCCATTAAAAAGAACTTCTCCAAATATGATCCTAGCAATGATCTGAATCATTTTAAATCCAAAAgaagagatggaagaaataggCGAGTTGAGTCTAGCAGAAGCTACAGATATCTAGAGGATGGTGGCAATAGACACAGGCAGCATGAGTCGGGACAAAAGATACAGGCAGAAATCCCTCAACAGTCTAAAAGTATCCTTTTTGCAATGACagactttttctttctctgatCCTTACACTTTTTGTGATTGTTGAGACCTGTCTAACGTatgacagaaaaaaatgaaacatcttcaatgaattaatttttgtttctaatgactaatgattttttttttatatgattactaaacaattttattttaaacaattataaattccaaaattttttttttttttctgcttagtcttgataaaacttggcatagatgttccttagatcatggtgGAGACCGTAGTATATGTTTAATATCCCTCCCATAACCGTAggccctaaaataaacaaaaagtatcTAATTGTATCAGTataaaaatgaaactttttaataaatcgtgtaaacccattttcacagtattttatattgatataaatattttggcTGTACTGGTAAGCCCATTTTCACACTCAACATTATTTTTCGTggcaaaattttttaaaatttgaagtgAACATTCACGTTTGACacagatctaaattcaatcaaGTAGATCAATAATACCCAAAGTAAGGCTCTCAGGCTAGTTTCCTAAAAAAACCTTAtcatatacaattttttttttgaattttcaCTTGAACATCATTTGTGTTTCTTTGTGATGCTATAAAAATAATGGGACTTACATCTGCTTCTGTGTCTCTTAGCTTGTAGAAGTTTGAATATATAAgtggtacaaattttgttttttctttatttgttgaaatgatATTCCCTTAACATTGCAAATGATTCTGTACTGAATAGTTTTTAGTGAaccaaaatatttgtattttgtcaTCCTTCAGTTTGACAACCTGATCTTTATAATGTTAGCCTTAATAAACTAAAGTGTGGCAAAAGCGGCGTTTTAGAGCCTCCTCTGTTCGACCCTTATCTCCATTGAAGGTCACAAAAGTTCTGCCTCCTAAAATCAATGGATCTCCCAAGTCAGAACATGGTGATGATTTGATTGATTGTACAGAAGATGAGCTAGTTCTAAGACAGGCTCTAATACAAGATCAGTTAAAACATTTGGAGGAAGAGGAGAAAGCCTTTGGAAATCATggtaaaaataacaaataagcATTGAATATctttaatttaaacattaaccaaaaaaaaaacaacaacatcctGCACATTGATTGGTTCAAATGTGATTTAATCAAGTTAATTTCAGTGAGAATGTTTTTGTGAACTTTTAAaactaactatatatatatatagttttttttctcaaaaattgattatttttattttttagctaaACTTGACACAAGTCAAACAAATGTCAAGGTGTCTGAAAAAGCTGATGCCTTTGATGAAGGTAGAGCTTATCCAATTGTAATACAGGAAAGCACACTTTTGAATGAGgaggtgaaaaaaaataaatatttttatatttagggtttttgtttttagtatgAAATGTAACTGCTTGCTGAAATAGATACATAACAGTGTTCTTTCATGGCTGAACAGTTTTGGTGTGGGGTGCTCTAGTATTTGAAATTCATAGCTTTACTCAATGCAAAATAAGTTCAGGCCTCTGACAGAaataggtcattgtgctggtcaacACTTGAATAAAATACTAGACTCTGGAACTAAAGGTAAACATGATTTATTTATGGAAAGCATAACTTGTCAAGAAAGCCAAAGAAATAACATACTTATAAATATACTTTCTATTTACTGTAAATCTAGAAATCAGCTTTTAAGCTGTTTTTGTGGAATGTTTATGTTCTGAAATCATTATGCACCTTTCTGTTTATTAGCACAGTCCTTGTTTATTCatgattaaaaaatatcttatcaTGGTAATACTATTGTAAACTGTTACTTTTCAAGTTGTTGACATATTTTAATtggggcacgacatggcctaaattgtgccaatgtgccaAAAAACCTCCAAAATatcaacatattttaattttaaaaaatgttaagatcCTAATCACAAAATTTCCTAAGTggctacacacatacataaagacaaggtttaaaaacaaattgtttgTATTGAACAGACAGAGAAATATATTGTCATTGAGGATGAAAAAAGTGATGTTGAACTGAGAAGATTAGCCTTAGCTACAAGTGAAAGGCACAACCGTAATTTAGTTTCACTCAGAACACCAACTGTAACaggtaatttttttctttgttacagAATAATGCAATTTTTTTCCCATATTTCATGTACAGTTGACTCTTGATAAATTGACACTTTTTAATCACTTTTTAAAGTGGCCTCAATGTATACATGCTCATGcatgtttaaatattaaaatacattcaaGAAAAAGTCACCATGGATTGtttgcatagaaaaaaaaagactgttaCAGATTTTTTAATACACTTGCGTAAATTTATTTGATTAATGTctattcccccttttttttttttttttttttttagaatgtaggGTAGGCTTAAATTGTAGTCTAGTATAGTAATGAGAAAGCTGaaattgtgttttttatttttatacaagTACCCTTttaagaccttgcaatctatacggcagatgatgtaagtcATGTGTTTTTTATGGTCGAAGGTTAAcgaaagtgtcatgtggcctgtaCTATGATCAACTTcctttaatttccccaactaaattcaggtaaccattagagttgagtgaaataaggggcgtcctaaaaatctggaaattcaaaatccagtcttcaccaagattcgaacacCTCTCAGTTTGGAAGTAAAGTGCTTTACCATTTAGTTTTCTTTAAAATCTCAGATTGTTCTTtttagttgtttattttatacccTCAAAGTCTTAAGAGAATATCTTATTACATCATAAGTAAATCTATAATTTCTTGACATATATGTACTATTCTTTGAAGTGCATCTAACCTTCAGTAATATGACAATTTCTGTGAACACTCCCACAATCCCATAACTGTCCACCTATCATGAGTCAACTGTATTTGAGATTGAATTGGTAAAAGAAATGTCCATATATTTTGTGTACAAGATTTTGTGAATAAAAACAGCTTGCATGTGTGTCACTGCTTTGCAATAAATATTGTTAGTGTTTCTTTATTGACTAAGTGAGCTTAGGAACTATCTTTCTGCTGTTGTAGGTTATGTTGACTTAGAGACAAGAGGTGTAGATGCCACAGAGGTGATTGATCTTGTCAATGAGGAAGAGGAGGAGAAAAAGAAGATACAGAGTGGGACCCAACTTTGTCAAGACAAACCTAAATTGAAGACGAGGCGTAAAACAGATGTGTCAACTAAAGGTCAATCAGCAGTCAAGTCAAGAAGCAGAAATGACCTCAGGTCCACTGTCCAGAGAGTCAACAAAGACAAGCAAAAGAAGACTAAAAGAGGTAAACATTGTATTGTGTGTGGAGAACAAAGTGTACGTTTCCCTTAGATCAGGCTTTCCTGAACTTTCAGCAAAGATACTTGTCATATACAGTATGctacttcacatatctaggaagtGTGATTAGCTAATACAGTTAAAGCTACACAGCTAGGAAGTGTGATTAGCTAATACATTTAAGTTACACAGCTAGGAAGTATGATTAGCTAATACAGTTAAGTTACACAGCTAAGAAGTGTGATTACAGTTAAGTAATAACATTAACAAGGTTAGTTAATTTTTTCTTCAATCTAGTAGGAGAGagctacaaaaaaataaataacctccaaattctttttttatttatttttgcttatCAATAATTCTGTTTTGTTTGCTGTTAGTCCATTCATTTGGTTAGGTGTCCCAAATCTGTGAAATATAAGGTGGCTGACTTCTGATACAAATTGTATATAATTTGTGCAGATGCTGCAAAAACTCCATTATCTGAGCACATGCCTAAGAGCAGTAGAAAGTTGGATGAAGGTGCTTTTGCAGAAAAGTGTGAGCATTTGAGATTATTGGCTCAAAAAGATCCAAAACTAGCCATTGAGCAGTTTTCAAAACTTATTAATGACAAAGAACAACAGATTTCAGTCACTGGAACCATGAAGGACTTTAAggtttgtttcttttacaaGTCTAGCTTCTTAAAATAAACGCTAAAAAGCTTATTTACTGTAATACTGAAAGAATAAATTctgtttatagtttttatagTATGTTGTTCAGCTATTTTATGATTAGCTAGTTAATGTAtttgatgcatttttttttcagaggcaAAGGAAAATTCCAGTTTTAAGTGAGAAGTTTAATTTTCACAGCCATAAATTATTTCCTAAAAAGAACctagatttaaaaagtaaatttacaAGGAAATCTCTTGATAGGAAATCTGGCCTAACGGAGGACAACTATGATGAAGTGGCAATGGAGATAGAGAGTGATGCAGAAAAAGATGGTATTTATTGATTCTATTCACtccattaaaatttttaaattaaatttactgatttaatttttttatttttctgaagaGTTTAAAAAAGATTCTTTTTGAAATTGTTTGAATAAAACTTATTATTATGATACTAGATTAGGGCATTTTAAGGTCAGAAGatcaataattgtttaaaagctTACCTGGACTTTATGAAAGTGAAGTCCATTAATCTTGTGCTGTTCTCTGTAGTTTTTTCAATAGCAtgtaatagaaatatatttgtgtaCTGATGCCTTGACTTCACAGATTCTCTCTAAATGTTAgtctttttgtgtctgttatgtattgatttattgatGAAGTCATATAAGACTGTGAATCATAGGTGACCTTTTCAGCAGCACTTAGAGTTAATTATGCTCTAGATCAACCTTTACCATCAATTCTGTCCCACGTGCTTTCAGTGACTGTACATTATCAGTCTTTAGTGTTGGTGCTTTGTGTGTACCTGTGTCTTTTAGTTGGCACTAATTTCTTGTCTCCAGTCTTTGTGCTTATTTTTAGATTGACTCTCTGCTCCCACAGATAACTTAAGGATATTATCTAATCTTAATATTATCTAGTATTGGATTTTAATTATAAGGAGAAAACAAGTTTGAAGTAAATGTTCTATTAAGACCTCTACACCTAGTTTTGCATTGATAATGTTAACATTACAGTAGTCATTATAATTTAATTGatttcagctttttaaaaatgttatactGTTATACTGCTTGAAattaagaaagaaacaaaaaaaaaaaacaaaaaaaaacttgtcatCAAGccaataagcttttttttttaaatatttggtgaTGGCTTGAGTGGCTGGTGATACTTGATTGAAATAAAGTCAATATCCAGTTTGGTTAGTCTTTAATTAAGGACTTAAAACCAATTTTTCAAAACAGTCACTTAGCCtattttttcacatagatatcgCCTATAgcttaaatataaacaaattatgcATTGTTGAAATATTGAATTTTTCTAATTCGCGAGTCTTCAGGCTATCACCAAATGACATCTTTTAGTGAGATATTTCTTCTTACTGAAGACTTGTCTAATCTGCTTTGTACCGTTAGAGTTTTTACAGAGCTCAAGAGTCATATTACACTTCATTgcacaaaaacacattttatttatttagtgtaaATACAAGTTTCATTATATTCTATTGAGGGAATTTTTTTGTAGcataaaaatcttaaaaaatcTCTTCAACTCATTTTAGCTTAGTGTGCTTATATATTAATTCTTTAGGCTTTCATATTAAATACtgtactcatccttaatcttttgactcagtacagtgtttcccaaattgaATAGATGTTCCGCGaactaatgaaataataaaatagtagGCCACCagttgaattaatctctctaaaaaagtAAGCAAAGTAgtctgctaaatactcagaatgtgccaagtgttctgttaaggaaaaaataattagtattattattatcgttatcAGGTCATTACTTTTGATATACTAATGATGTTTTAGTTGGGAgttacaaaatttaaacttaACCCAAGTATCAAAATATAGCAATAACTAGAAAGCTAAACATGtagacatttatatttttatataattctataaatccctttttttttctgggtctACTGAAATATGTCATTGAACTCTTCTCCTTAAAGGTTTTCAATTCTATAGTCttccattttatttaaatgtatgtaatgGACAACCTTCTTCTTCCCCATCATATGATCTCATTGACTAtgcatttgacttttttttcagaGCATCCTTCACCTTTAGATAACCTCCAACTTGGAGAAGACTTTATGCAAGCCATGCAGCCATTATTGCCTTATGTGAGTTTGAtccatcaattttttttacagagcatataattttgttttctagttgCTTCTTCTAAATCACTATCATACACTGATAAAAAGTATGCAAACTGCTACAGCATTTTCTGTTACTTGGACTCATGCTGGGTTTAAATATCTATCTGTAGAAAGGGCATACTTTTGAAAAGGTTAGTTTATGGCTTATCAACAGAGGTTGGCTGTCTTCTCGAatagaataaatatattgtcTTGATTCTGAACCAATAGGATCAAAAGTTAACTGTAAATCTCATTGTGTTTCCCCTGGCCAAagtttgtctttatttttcttagacttgGTCTCACAGTAGCTAAATTTCTGGATCaatttgaactttgaagaataGAATTCAAACATTTGTGTCAGTAGTAGTGCTCAATTCTCCAGAACACAGTCGATCAATCTTGCTAACatagaaaaatagaaataagTTGTATTTAGTTAGACTTGTATTGAAGCATCACAATAGCGATGTCTGCTTAATACATTAAGTCGAAACTTAGATAATTTCTTAtgtgtttgaaaaaaatgtaatgctGGCATCcaccctcccctttttttttttggttaatattCTGTGAGTGAGTTGTATGACATAGCAATGTTCtctgttatttattattatgaatGCTACTATTGAATgttctcatttattttttgttacagaGTGTACCTGCTCCAACAGCTCCACCTCATTATCAACATTCTACTTTCTCTACACATCCATATTATAGTTCATTTATCTTGTCAGCACCCCTGCCTCCTCCAATGCCACTTTTACCTCCACCTCCACCACCTCCGCCACCTGATAAGAATGAATCCCAGTTCAAAGTGTCAGGAAGTGACTTTGTCCAGAGTCGACAGCACCACTTTGCTACTCACCCAACACATAGTGGATATGCACCAACTGAAGCCAGTGTTTATGGACCTGAGTCTATAGCCAGACAACTCCATGAATTGCGGGAAGCTCAGAACTCTTCTGGATATCTCACATCCTCCAAATCATTTTCATACAAGCCACCTTCTAATTCTCAAAGATTTGTATTCTCTGAAGAAAACAGGCTTCCTTTAAGACCTAAGATTGATTATTCCTCCTTGAATGATTTTGAATTTGAGAAGAAAAAAGACTCTAATTGCATACAAAATATGCAACCAAAAATACATGCCTCAACTGAAAAAGAGAAACGTTCTTCACCATTGTCTGATGTAAGAGAAGTCAGTCAGAATTTTGTCATTCAAGTCCAAAACAATTCCACTGGTAACAGAAAAGTTCACCAAAAAAGTGATAGATCACCTACACCTTCATACAATGACTATGATGACCAGCAAAGACCTCTAACTGTGTTGGATAATAATATATTGGATGATAACATGGAAAGCTTGTCAAGATCACCTTCTCAGTATTCTGTAAGGTCCAGCAGGCACTCTTATTTCTCCCCCAGTCCTCCTCTTGTTGTAAAGAAATACCCaagagataaaataaaaacatctgaAGAGGCTTATGAACCTTTAGTGTTAAGGGAACATTACAGAGACAAATATCTCAGTACAGAAAAAAGCTGTTTCAGTTATTCAAAAGAAGTCAGAGATGGGGTGGCATTGAGCCCCCATGAAGCAACCAGAAATAGAATATCCTTGAGCCCACATGACTCTGTCAGGGATAACAAAACATCTAAACGGAATCGTCCCTTTTTATCACCAGAAAGGCAGGATAAGTCCCTCATCTATGAAAGCTTTAGCCTCTATGAGCCGCAAGCACCACCAAATAAACAAAAGAGATATTCCAGTCCACCTCCTTACATTCCAACAAGTATAAAGCAGAAAAAGTCCTCTGATTCTGAAGAGGATGACTACATTATGAGGGAAAAACTTTTAGCAACTGTGATTGGCAAGAGGAAGTCGAAATTAGAGGTAGTGCAAATTTTTAGAACATTTTGAGCTAAATCAACTAAATAATGCTGCTGTTAgccaataatgtttttaaaacttattttaccATTTAGTATTGAGAAAGGTTTTTGTAATCCAAATATTGTACATTTTATTGCTGATGTGTTCACATGTATTGTTTTGTCactgttctttaaaaaatatatttagaacatgaaattaaaacaatatttcagTATACTAAGTTcactaataaatttatttttttttcaggtgctTTCCAACTGTTCATCTCCATCGGGCATGTCGCCAAAATATCATCATACAGCTTACTCAGAAGAAAGATCTAATTATACTGATACCAATGATAATGTCATGTCAGCATCTGATTGGAAGATGGTTCCAGCTACTTCTTCTGGGGATGAGACAGATGAAGAAATAAAGCCGCCTCCAGTATTGAGCAGGCTTTTCCGTTCCTATGTAGAGCTGAAACAGCCCCATACTCTGGCTGTGCTGTGTAAATTAACAATGTTAAAGTCTAAAGCATGTCTAGGTAATATGTCTAGTGAATTCAGAGCAAATGAAAATAGCATAGACACTATTGGTTCTCAGAGCAAGGAACCAAATGAATCTGTATCAAATGTATCAGGGGCTTTAGAAGAAAAACTTGTTGAGGAGCAGTTAACATCATCTGAGAATGTGCTTACCATTACTACTGAATCTTCATTCAGTGTAAAAATACAGGACAATGTGCTAAAAGAAACACAGGCAAAAGTGTCAAACATAGCTGACAGATTGGGGCCAGACAAATCTTCTGAACCAACAGAGGTCCTCAGGAGATTAGGGCCAGAGAAATCTTCTGAACCAACAGAGGTCCTCAGAAGATTAGGGCCTCAACTCAAACCCAATTTGGCTACAAAATTTACTTCAGCTCGAAACATTTTAGCAACATCTGAACAATCCAACGATCAAACGGCTTCAAAATCTTCCACTCCTGAGCGTATCGTTTCTGTAGGTGATAAATCATCAAAAGAAACTCTGACAGATAAAATAACTCATGAATTATCAGTGttaagagagaaaactgaacagTTGGTTACCAGAAAAAGTGGTTTTATGGAGGCTTCGTCTTTGATTATAAGAACCCCAACTCAGCAAGGCCATACTCGTCAGGTTTTGACACAAGACACTCTGACTCAAGTTTACCCACAAAAGCGACCTTTTAACAGTGTAAGTATCTGATCttcaattattaaattaaacattgtTAATTCTTGAAGTGACATGTTAATGTGTTTTCTTAAAACTTTGTCTTACAGTCTCAGTTATTGCCCATTCATCCCCAAGTTGTAGTGCCTTTGGTTTCATCAGACAGTGAAGAGGAAATCATTGAAAAGCTTGACACCTTGAGAAAAACTGAGACATTGTTAGATGTAAGTTCTACTTCACATTCCTTTTATACTACATTGTTTGAAGAGAACTAAAACCTAGACATTATGTACATCTTTGACTCATATCTTTCACTTTTACTCTGTGGCTACATTCTATAAACATAGTTATGAATTTTTCTAATGAAACTAAAATCTAGACATTGATATATCTTACTCTAGCTTGACATTTACACTGTGGATACTTACTTTCAACATTTAATAATAGTTCAAAGTGAAACCTTGTGGAATGTTTGTTCTGTTACAAAACATTGCTATTTTTTCCAAACCATGTCATGATTCCCATATCATTATAGAAGCCATTTTTTAACACTGAATGGTGTCTAGAACCAAGGTCTGAGAATCACTCCTTTCAACATAGTTTTcatgttttgtaataaatacTAGTAACTTTGTACCCCCCAGCCATCCAGCACAAGGAATGAGTTTGAGTTGTTGAAGAAAGAAGAGACTTACCTCATGTTATACAAGTAAGAGAACTGACCAGATCTTGTCATTCTGTATAGAATAAATTAATCAGTGGATTAGACATTCATTTAACAATTAATTACTAAGATATTACTATTTAAGTATATATTCACTTGTTCTGGACATGCTTTGAGGTTATAACATAGATATtactattaaaatatatattcactTGTCCTGGAAATGTTTTTGAGATAATAAAGTTATATTGTTATGATTTGTTTATACTGGTATCTTAAAGTTAAAATAAGTAAATGTAGCTACATGTACCCTGAAAGCTTGCAAAATGTTATATTTCTAATTTCAGGTGCCTCCATATTCTGTACACATATTTTTAATCTGATCTCAAACATTTATATCATTGAAAACTTAACCACAATTTTATTTACTATCATTGAAAACTTAACCacaattttatttactattgtCCCTACAGACAGAAGATTTATAAGGAGCAGGGACTGGTGAAACAGTTGTTGGAGAAAGCCATGAAGATTGTGAAAGCTCAGCAGGGAGCAGaagtaaagagaaagaaaatccAAGCTAGTATTGCTAAACTCACTGAACAGCTCAAAATAGCAGAGAAAATCGCCAACTCTTTCAAGACACAAAAAGAGGAAACAGAAAAAGAGGTAACAGTTTTCCTCTTTACATGTagcaattaaaaatgtaaattgtaTTAGTTGTCATTTTTGGTTCATacattcctctttttttttttcttccaggtCCAAACTCTGacgaaaaaattagttaaaacaAAGAATCTTTTGAAAGTAAAAGAAGCCAGTGTAGTTTCATTGGGAAAAAAGCTGCTTGGACCTACATATATACCAAGATTAGCTAAAGAATCAGAACAAATCTTGAAGGTTTCATTGTATTTactttattattcttttaatattattaaaatattttgggaTCAGTTGTAGGTTATACAAGTTTAGTTATCAGGCGAATTTTGCAACTGGGATTAAAAAGGAATGCTGTGATAATGTCTAATGTTTTTTCCCCTCTGTTGTAATGAAACCCCTCCCCCCATTTCTCCGAATAATCTTGTAATAtaagtataaaacaaaaatgaaatagaatggGTTAACATCATtcatatttaatgatataaaacAATGGACTTGTTGTTTTAGGCTTTGTATTGAAAggttattatttttgtgtaataATTTTATCACAGATCCTTTAGTCAATGctataaatgtttttaacaaaataataggAAATATGCAGTTTATAATGTCTATGCAAGGACCGCTTTGGCTTACATATTTCGCCACACATctgatgcattttttttgtctgccgtgtgtatatttatgttttttgaTGAATCACCTCTGCCATTGGTTTATTTTTGGGTTTCCTGGTGAAAGTTCTCTGCTTCACTTTTCCAAAACCCAGTTTTCATCAGGTGTACTCTTCAATGCTTTTAAAAGTAACTTACATCTCAACTGGTCAACAATAATTTGCCTTTGGCATGGTACCATTCACCATTTTAGTTTGATGCCTCACCCACTGCACCCACACTTATGAAACTATAGCCTCTTTGAATTCATCCTTCCaaaatccaccttaggcagactcCACGACCcttacagcccaacataaccaacattCTGTTGTTGGACAACTGAGGGAAcaatttttccttggcacagtcttcaatagagcttacagctcagcagtTAAAAGCTGGCTAGAGAAAGAAGTGAATGCCTCACCCAACATTGCCTCTCTACTGTTCCCTTTTAGTGGTAACTAGATTATTATTGGCTGCCTTTGCAATGTTCACTGTATTTAATCTACTTGCTTAATTTTGCCAGTCTGTGACTTCAGGGTTTAAGTTGGACATTTTCAAGCTGTCTACCACAATGTTTATATACTTTCTATCTATAGGCAATGTCTACTTCAGCAACAACGGGTCTCACAAGAGCGGAATCTATTGCTCTGGAGAAACAGAAGctaatagaaaaggaaaaagaaatagCTGAAAAGTTAATCAAATTAAAAGAGCTAAAAAATTCAGAGCAGAAGGACACACCTAACAGTGTTGTCATTGTGAAGTCTAAATCTAGTGCCAGATCTCAAGATTTAATTAGAATTGATTCAAATGCCAAGCCCGACTTTGTGACCAAGAACCGTAGGAGGTCTTTGATTGACATAACAGCATGCAATACTCCTAACATTCCCATGACACCTCGGAGTAAGCTGAAGGAAAAACAGGCACTCAGAGATGTTCCTAAGCCAGTCCCTGACCAGGAAGAGACAACATTTAAGATGCCCTCTGGTACACAACTGAATCACTTATGTAAACTTCAGGTTAGAGAAAACTTGATTCTAGGATTCAGTCAAACTTTAAGATATTTCAATATTATCTGATGGTCAAAcatgaatttgtttttatctaAGCCATTGtttcaatcttttcatttgtttatgcAGGCTGAGAAAATGGAAAAATACCTAAAAGGTTTGAATTACATCTCTTTTAATCAACCATTAACAAGCCTTGTAAAGGTAATTAATGAAGTATAATAGCTgt includes:
- the LOC106078022 gene encoding zinc finger C3H1 domain-containing protein-like isoform X1 gives rise to the protein MMITSSNTTVGAKEEGELTDDDCDENSTEQNKQNQHSAILKDIPIKKNFSKYDPSNDLNHFKSKRRDGRNRRVESSRSYRYLEDGGNRHRQHESGQKIQAEIPQQSKMWQKRRFRASSVRPLSPLKVTKVLPPKINGSPKSEHGDDLIDCTEDELVLRQALIQDQLKHLEEEEKAFGNHAKLDTSQTNVKVSEKADAFDEGRAYPIVIQESTLLNEETEKYIVIEDEKSDVELRRLALATSERHNRNLVSLRTPTVTGYVDLETRGVDATEVIDLVNEEEEEKKKIQSGTQLCQDKPKLKTRRKTDVSTKGQSAVKSRSRNDLRSTVQRVNKDKQKKTKRDAAKTPLSEHMPKSSRKLDEGAFAEKCEHLRLLAQKDPKLAIEQFSKLINDKEQQISVTGTMKDFKRQRKIPVLSEKFNFHSHKLFPKKNLDLKSKFTRKSLDRKSGLTEDNYDEVAMEIESDAEKDEHPSPLDNLQLGEDFMQAMQPLLPYSVPAPTAPPHYQHSTFSTHPYYSSFILSAPLPPPMPLLPPPPPPPPPDKNESQFKVSGSDFVQSRQHHFATHPTHSGYAPTEASVYGPESIARQLHELREAQNSSGYLTSSKSFSYKPPSNSQRFVFSEENRLPLRPKIDYSSLNDFEFEKKKDSNCIQNMQPKIHASTEKEKRSSPLSDVREVSQNFVIQVQNNSTGNRKVHQKSDRSPTPSYNDYDDQQRPLTVLDNNILDDNMESLSRSPSQYSVRSSRHSYFSPSPPLVVKKYPRDKIKTSEEAYEPLVLREHYRDKYLSTEKSCFSYSKEVRDGVALSPHEATRNRISLSPHDSVRDNKTSKRNRPFLSPERQDKSLIYESFSLYEPQAPPNKQKRYSSPPPYIPTSIKQKKSSDSEEDDYIMREKLLATVIGKRKSKLEVLSNCSSPSGMSPKYHHTAYSEERSNYTDTNDNVMSASDWKMVPATSSGDETDEEIKPPPVLSRLFRSYVELKQPHTLAVLCKLTMLKSKACLGNMSSEFRANENSIDTIGSQSKEPNESVSNVSGALEEKLVEEQLTSSENVLTITTESSFSVKIQDNVLKETQAKVSNIADRLGPDKSSEPTEVLRRLGPEKSSEPTEVLRRLGPQLKPNLATKFTSARNILATSEQSNDQTASKSSTPERIVSVGDKSSKETLTDKITHELSVLREKTEQLVTRKSGFMEASSLIIRTPTQQGHTRQVLTQDTLTQVYPQKRPFNSSQLLPIHPQVVVPLVSSDSEEEIIEKLDTLRKTETLLDPSSTRNEFELLKKEETYLMLYKQKIYKEQGLVKQLLEKAMKIVKAQQGAEVKRKKIQASIAKLTEQLKIAEKIANSFKTQKEETEKEVQTLTKKLVKTKNLLKVKEASVVSLGKKLLGPTYIPRLAKESEQILKAMSTSATTGLTRAESIALEKQKLIEKEKEIAEKLIKLKELKNSEQKDTPNSVVIVKSKSSARSQDLIRIDSNAKPDFVTKNRRRSLIDITACNTPNIPMTPRSKLKEKQALRDVPKPVPDQEETTFKMPSGTQLNHLCKLQAEKMEKYLKGLNYISFNQPLTSLVKSSSPHLKLCLEDHKDKGRHEWSRLSTPLTYTSSLLMFKSYRLSSFFRTKENLGFQSVTYSNKINPDCVFCPYDLQGTCNDDSCQQQHPKDYILTEKELLEDIVSYCPELAGVKEKATPLEIEKCIGSYVENVLAKSKGKITTDELCLWLSSEVKSAAKKSPPHMINLESRSWKPQSKKETGLSLHLNQRLTKQGVESINTEKVVDKDVVINEEDIRYFTADSTDLLSLEAEIMEDKTKSELWQRLAHKKLTDPNRSPVECLDQALNVLARGLEENRQDSILWLSYLQLYRKHPEAQNFLQFCQTALDLAPSYDLWFLFISSLHTFTEKDEACTQALEYLWKRSEQNIGALQQQTLQNSELTLNNTTIVDKSEDSFGERDTVNQDVEMTASDQSGPHTIQKLKDRIDQHLDSVPRSLASLDVPSLNVSRHSMTTKVTEVDSKASHELLEMILLKAGLNLQAGKLKTALHFIQGVLCLKKVDQWSIKFSKLLSVSDQLSLWLVYLYVLEFHHLPPMLYSDFNQNPGKLMSKDTISIPWTSKPTLHTPLDTLVKLYKKAFEVWDQSEKDSGSTSLYIRLVQSLVQLLVSQGKFSESVSACRHALKENRQLVDLWLLLADLFASNHDINAVKQVFQEALDANKYCTKLQFYLNLFLTVKGEADTALLNLEQFVMSHFESSNSNLHLCDPTVLYSQLLKQDEAFGLQMPVVKDDLASNLAKDIYMWLCYNLLMELEGDVTQCSEVYEKMLTHAETRNDLLVIWQNYIQYMVRTKSEHRNIRDLVCRSLLYMPVKRLMPFNSSTSATWHDYSHANQLVEMWLSVLPDPVKLDLMEMCLGCLPGDIDLLLRVVELCLELKETRRAYSLCKTVALQAEKPANGAFWKMALALAQREGTQREVEQMLVGCVETMPLAVAGWKDFLLMEVTCENSGAIEVLLKHCQQLGLNIDGFVSTISAPAGGTK